The genomic stretch TAGAATATCAGAGGATTAAATGATATCGAATTGTGATTTTGGCCTAAGAGGCTAACTCTAAATCTGCAATTATTTTGGATTTTTGCCCAAACTCACCAGATCAACCTGAACGGCTCTTGCGCAATCATGTCTCAGCCCTTGAACCCGGAATAATGCAGCCCCGTCTTTCTGGTACCCTTCAGTTCTATTGCTTTTCTGCAGAACAGAGTTCTTATATGCAGCACTCCTACCACCCTGGAaaaggaagaaaatgaagaaactATACAATATTAGTATCCAAGTATGCATCCCTTCCTTAATCAATTTTTAAGTACATGACACGCACAACATGAGACGTATACCTTGAATATGATCAAGGACTTGAATACTAGGAAAAACAGCTCTGGTTCTCTGGCCTCAGACACTTGCCCCTGAAATTACATTTTGCAAATCATTGACACTGTTGGATATGACAGCAAAGATTCATTTTAGTCATATGCCTGGATTTAGTGGAATTAAGGAGTGAAATAACTCACCACAACTGCAGGACCTTTGACTGAATCAGACATGCTTGACATCAATGAAACTGAAGCAAGTCTGTCTTCCTGCATCCAAATGCACAATCCAATTCAGTAACATGCGCCATGCGAATGGATAAACAGAACCCAATCAATATTCGATCATGTTCGCCTTTACATCCGATTGGAAATGTTAAGTGGCTCTTAGCAAGGTAAATTATAAGAGTGTGGCTTTGTTCTTAAAAACTAGTAGGATACAGTATACCTGTACGCTATTTTGTCCAGACCAAGAAAAGAACAGATTATAATCTTTTCCATCTTCAACATAGCTGTACTGTACAATATAGCAATCCCCATTATACAGTTCCTCCTGCTCCTCAGTGCAAAGGAGGGTTACAGAACCACGGTCCACCAGCCATACCTGCGCTACATATTATTCTGTTACAAGACGGCTTCACTCATATATGACACACTTAGGCAAATAATTTTACCTTCAGAGAACCATTACTACTGATGGACTGTTGAGGTTTATCTTCTGGAATTTCTGCAACATCATACCCCTGATGCTTGAAAATTGCTGCACCATGATTCTGCATTAGACCTTGCAATGATATTCACTGAGTTAATGGAACCAATAGGTAGACGAAACCACTATAGTCTTCACACCTGCCACTTTCTCTCTCCCTGCCTCATATAACTTTTGGACGACATTCTTCGGCCAATGCTGAAACTGCAGCTTAAAGTCGGCAATTTCATGACCTTCAGTCGTTATAACAGTTTGACCAATTGATGATCTTCCTTGACTTCGTACATAATCCTACAAAATAAGGTTTGTTTCAATCATATGCAAAGATTTAACTAGGGACCACATATCAAGCATGTTAATACCCCTATCTTTTTTTCTGGTTTAGCTTGAAAGTTATCTGCACGATATTTTTTCTGAAGAAAGAAAACTTATTTGCACTACGAGCATATTAAATAAATGTTATTCTGTTAGAAATTTCCCTACAAGCACACATTCAGTATAATAGCAAAAAGGAAAATAGACAGGTTCATATGCATACCTCTAAGACAGTAACGGATATCTTCCTCTCTGAAACCAGTGTTGCCATCCCTAACCACAAGTATATTTCAGTTCCACAGTCCAGTATGTAACTTCTGTCAGACTTCAGCATTTCTCTATCTAACAAGTGTGCATCCATCGGAAGAAGTTTTCTCTTATTAATCCTACAGATGGAGAAGCATACCAATATACTGTTATATACTTATTAAAGGGGAATTGAGTTCTAAATTAACTTGGGGATAGTCACCAAAAAAGTTTCTTGGATGTGGTAGTCATCAGCTCCCCATTGGCTGCATCTGGTACATCACGGGGAATAGGTGCATAGCCTCCAAACAGGTTCCAAAACTCACCAGCATCAGAATCACCAACAAGCTTTCCATCCTCTACAGTCAGTGACAAGCATAAAAATTTAAGTATCTTAGCCATGTGATGAAAGGAGAGAGTTTCATATGACACTACCTATTGTCCCAATTTCACATCTACCGGAATGTCGGTTTTCTCTCAGGTACTTAATGACATCTAATGCCTTTGCCCTTGTTTGCACACTAGAATTACAACCGCTGAAAAGGAAGATCTTCAACGGAGTGTCAACTATAAAGGCTGCCTTATGATCCAGGGAGGTACGTGAAAACGGAACCTGTGAACATCATTGGAAATAACACAATTTAGTTGACTTGCGCTGACAGACAGTTAGatgtgctgattttttttttttttttttttttttttttttgcatttgcaGTTCTTACTTCTGTGACACGAGCTACATGCTCTCCTTCACACCGAAACATTGTGGTCTGGTCGCATTCCTCCGCAGATCTTCTCCAGTGCGAAGAGAAGCTGCCTTGCACCGGGATGATACATGGCCTGAAGTATGACAAGAACTTGTCAGATTCTTCCCCTTGCATTTCCCTGTACTGGACAGCTTGGGAGCCCAGTGCCGCATCCAACTCAAAGGCCTTGTCGGAAGCCATCACAAAGTGTTCCTAGATGACCATAATACAACACACAAAGAAAAACATAAGCAAAAGTCTTGGCCAATCAAGAATGACAAGAGGGACCATTAACTGCCACACCTCTTTCGCTTCTTCCCCTATCCAGTAATGCACATTGTGTTGCCGACTTCCCCTCTTGAGCTCAGCTGTCTGAAACGTTGTACGCATGTGAAATTGGACAGTGATGTAAATAGGCTAATAAATGTACAAATTTTACAGCCCGAGCAGAGCTTTGCAGAAACTTACACTGAGTACGATATAGCAGTTCCCATTGTAGAATTTGCCATGCAAATTCTTTGAAATTGGGACTACACTGGTGCCCATAATGCACCAGATGTCCAGCCCTCTGGAGAGACATTTTAAGAAGAACAGCGTAAGCTACCTAGATTTACTGCCTGACATTTGCAGCACAGAGGCAAACTGAAGAATAATGTGCCAAATTGCGTACAGGTTTGAAATTTATTCCCCCACATTCCATCACGGATTTGAGATTTCCAagcgtttttttttttacttttcttgCAAATCTTATGAACAGAGCAGATTTATTGCTGCTCCTGGGTAAATACAAAATTACCAGTTGCATTTTGTAAAGCGAAAGGGTAATGACAGCAGGATGGGCAAAATAGAAAGAATCGTGGAGGCATATTCCAATGCTGACCCAAGATTTGCCTGGAATCTAGTCCAAGAGAACAACAGAAGAAAATAAAAGCAGGCGAGGGAGAAGGAGGAGGTTAAGGAGCAGGACAGAGGACATACGGCTTGTCGCCGACGCCGAGGAACGCGTCGTCGACGCCCTTCATTGTCGACATGGAAGATAGCAAGAGGAGGCAATGGGAGGTCGTCGCCCAGACGCCCACCAATGAAGTGAGCAAAAgcaggggaggaagaagaagaaagggaaaggTGAGCAAGCAGCTGGTGGTGGCGTGGCGGTCGTAAAGTTTGGTGGAGCTGCAGAGACTAACAATTACGCACTTTCTCCTCCAGCGGGCTCCACCAACAACAGAGGCAGACAGAGAGAGAGGCGCCATTGCTTTGCCTTGAAGGTCCTGACGACATGTTTGACGCGCGCTCCCTCTGGCGGAAGGAACGCACCAGCAATTGAAATTCTGCTAGTGTCGGCAACCCGTCGAGAGTTTGGGGTAGGATGAGATGTTCAAAGTTTATTAGACAAATTATAATCTCTTGCAATTTTAATTTAGAGGGGTGAATAGGTTCTATAAAAAAATTATAATCCCTTGCAATTTTAGGTGCAAAAATAtaagtgagcctaatgcaaactaagtgACACAACTTAGATAATGATACAAGGTACTTCAAGTACGAAGGCTATTATAAAGGCAAATGCACAAGTAAAGATTCCAGATAGAAATAACAAAGTCACGCTGAAAGTGAAATGTATACCCGTGATTCCTTCTTTGTAAGGAAGGTACGTCACGGTTGCAAAGGTAGGATATCCAAAGAAAGGTTCCCAATGCCATGATGGCTCACATTATTCTCTAGAACTTATTTCATGAAGGAATAGCTTATTCACTAATGGTAGATTTTAAGGTAATTTTCAAATCCTCGCGAATTTTTCCTTGGTGAAAATCCACACCGTGGATGCTTCTAGATGAACTTAACCCTCTATGGCTTTCCACAAACTCAAGAGTAAAAAGCTTGGTCGAGGAAGTCAAGGGAAATGAAGTTTGGCTTGTTGGGATTGTAGATCAGGACCTCACCTTTGTTTCCCCAAGGGATTTAAGTTTGGTCGGGGGACATGAGAGATCCTCAAGTTTTTGTGTTCACCAATTAAGGAGGTAGAGAGAGATAACAAATATTATCATTTGGAGTTGGTCGACCTACCCCTTTAGAGAAGAAGGATATGATTTTATTGACCCCTCAAGAAAAGTAAGCCATTAGGGCACGAAGTTGGACCCACTGGTTCCTGATCCTGTCAAACCGGACTAGGAACTGGCGACTCCGGTTGCAGCGTCGGTTGAGACTAGTTGGGCAACCAAACTGGCCACCAACCGAACGCCGAACGAACCAAAACCATTTAGGAAAAAAATCATCTATAAGGTGGCCAGTCagtatgtggtgacccggcataccactgcatggtgtagtatgcaagtctgatataacaccaatgaaacaccgttccactagtattatatcgctcagagtggtacaacagaaacatatgcggatcCAAGGCATGTCtgcagaattacaacactgactctttacaaaGGTTCcatacaacctcctactttacattgaggtaaaactgcaaataaactccagaagaacgactcgtggtctaatcttatcacggactctatttgtagagccaatgtctagctatagaggctatgactagattctggctaaataggagctaggtttagggagctagttcccttctattgtttAATCTAGATTTTCTCCATGgtagatgtggtgtttgactcttctgacagggtcttgtccctttgaagtatttgtagactcctcggtcttcgagttgcacggtagatcctccttcgatgcctccatatctaagcaggggatttaagagtgggatgagtacgagcgtactcaacaagttcattatagaaaagaggtgtttaatgcactagctacagcattagaccaaaaagtctaataccaatgcaggttttcataaccatttattcaaaaggttgcttttattcagaagagctatgtccgtcagccttcactggtttactagaacttcatggagttcctttccggcagcgttcgcagttccataacccggaacagggagtgacaggtcacgatttattacactctgcaaaggtgtgttgttttacccataagagatcctatccttggtgccaaccgagttgcaggctcgtccacactccctttggtgtgaggccaggagtaaggtcttagtcaatcatattcctccgctacctcgcacacccaccctttgttgcaaatccgACCGTTGGTCCTCGCCgggctatatcacttggatatctttcgacctcgacaactaccaggtcgcaaccaAGGTCCTTCGCCGGtcaatgcaacccatcatagaccgcattaccgtggagaattagaatgggatctccaccctcaagttgctcccgcaagacacaactgctacggtaagcgcatccattgatgtacgagaggtgaaaatacaattgactactccgtcccactccagatcttatggttaacacgagttttatggcacaagaatcactggacgatatttgttgtttaatcatagatggatataaacccattgcaatggaacctccaccatatcaacacattccatggttccattgccaaccacatagtcatattcatagttatgaaaatagtgatttttgcttttcatgcgagggtggtaagtatagtactttgcaagtaatttggtaaaaatactcaaattgacatgagcaagcgatgaacttgcctttcttgactgcaagattatgcagacaaggtcttcgatacgcaataactccaaattctgaaatagcatcatcgtccggtaaggacgatgtttaaaagattggcaaggatgcaataatgcataagtatgagatgcaatcgttctaaacgtgacctaaccccgatgatttaggattagtgagttgtaatgattagttcagggtgtgttgcacttttaaagtgatTCACAAACAGGGTTCTTATTAAGGTCGATTACTTGGTATCTTAAACAACTCATGCGATATATCATGACAATATCATTACTAGtgcacaacaataagatttggtataatcctaacatgtaacgaACAATGgttggtattagtactatatggcatggttaataattacttgttatattcttcaaaagaataacttttgaagaacatgttctttaataaagaacaagtatgataattagggttgtggagttctatggtttactatggttctaattgggttCTAgtgtaaggattagatggatcccaacgtaGTTGGATTCATTAACAACTAGGGCTGGTATGGTTTTACTGGAGCATAGGCATCTTAAGAAATTAATTATAAAtgtttgctatcaaggttggtatatcatgctggtgatagctagctagggtttataggtcctattaagtAAGGTAGATGgcta from Lolium rigidum isolate FL_2022 chromosome 4, APGP_CSIRO_Lrig_0.1, whole genome shotgun sequence encodes the following:
- the LOC124646706 gene encoding villin-1-like, yielding MSTMKGVDDAFLGVGDKPGLDIWCIMGTSVVPISKNLHGKFYNGNCYIVLSTAELKRGSRQHNVHYWIGEEAKEEHFVMASDKAFELDAALGSQAVQYREMQGEESDKFLSYFRPCIIPVQGSFSSHWRRSAEECDQTTMFRCEGEHVARVTEVPFSRTSLDHKAAFIVDTPLKIFLFSGCNSSVQTRAKALDVIKYLRENRHSGRCEIGTIEDGKLVGDSDAGEFWNLFGGYAPIPRDVPDAANGELMTTTSKKLFWINKRKLLPMDAHLLDREMLKSDRSYILDCGTEIYLWLGMATLVSERKISVTVLEDYVRSQGRSSIGQTVITTEGHEIADFKLQFQHWPKNVVQKLYEAGREKVAAIFKHQGYDVAEIPEDKPQQSISSNGSLKVWLVDRGSVTLLCTEEQEELYNGDCYIVQYSYVEDGKDYNLFFSWSGQNSVQEDRLASVSLMSSMSDSVKGPAVVGQVSEAREPELFFLVFKSLIIFKGGRSAAYKNSVLQKSNRTEGYQKDGAALFRVQGLRHDCARAVQVDLPLKQSFLLKEGSEPDHFWKTLEGRSEYSKEKCVKSWPADPRLYTCTFQQCLFKAKEVFTFCQDDLATEETLILDCSEEIYVWVGLHSGVTSKEHALNIDVPSGRQCSGWTTVHR